One stretch of Pseudomonas fluorescens Q2-87 DNA includes these proteins:
- a CDS encoding penicillin-binding protein activator, with the protein MIACLRLFSALCLAALLAACASSPSSSLGELPRTPDASIEQLLEQAAQSKTPEKAALLRLSAADLAYRQGNAGQSAQILQQVPMEQLKPGQQIFASTLSAELAMTRNQPKAALTALNHPSLQHLSEMPVDQQVRTGTVRARALEADGQTLAAAKERIFIAPLLENDAAAKNHEAIWSLIASLPTDQLQPTSNDDLGGWLSLALAVKTAGTLEQQQAAIDHWREQNPKHPAALQLPAPLVKLKELASQPLSKIALLLPQNGQLAAVAKALREGFMAAHYQAQQAGQKPPSIQFYDSSSLTSMDEFYRKAQADGVQLVVGPLEKPLVKQISTRPQLPITTLALNYSEGEQGPPQLFQFGLAPEDEAREVSRRARADGLHRAAVMVPKGEWGDRVLKAFSQDWQGNGGTIIAIERVDQPVQLAQQIADMFQLRQSEGRAKSLQSAVGTNVAAQPSRRQDIEFIFLASTPQQAQQIKPTLNFQYAGDVPVYATSSVFSASGDQNQYNDMSGIRFCETPWLLDANDPLRKQVTAQWPQAGGSLGRLYAMGADAYRLAPRLGQLKTLPDSRIEGLSGSLAVSPTQRVQRQLPWAEFVNGQVQRLPDTQR; encoded by the coding sequence ATGATCGCTTGCCTGCGGCTGTTCTCCGCCCTCTGTCTCGCTGCCCTCCTGGCGGCCTGCGCCAGCTCGCCCTCGTCCAGCCTTGGCGAGCTTCCACGGACCCCGGACGCCAGTATCGAGCAGTTGCTCGAACAGGCCGCCCAAAGCAAAACACCGGAAAAAGCCGCCCTGTTACGCCTCAGCGCCGCAGACCTGGCCTACCGTCAGGGCAATGCCGGCCAGTCCGCACAAATCCTGCAACAGGTGCCGATGGAGCAACTCAAGCCCGGCCAGCAGATTTTCGCCAGCACACTGTCGGCTGAACTGGCGATGACGCGCAACCAGCCCAAGGCCGCGCTGACCGCCCTGAACCATCCAAGCCTGCAACACCTGAGCGAAATGCCGGTGGACCAGCAGGTCCGCACAGGCACTGTCCGCGCCCGCGCCTTGGAGGCTGACGGCCAGACCTTGGCCGCGGCCAAGGAACGCATCTTCATTGCACCGCTACTGGAAAACGACGCTGCGGCGAAAAACCACGAGGCCATCTGGTCTTTGATCGCCTCGTTGCCTACCGACCAACTGCAACCGACCTCCAACGATGACTTGGGTGGCTGGCTGAGCCTGGCGCTGGCGGTGAAAACCGCCGGCACCTTGGAACAACAGCAGGCAGCGATCGATCATTGGCGCGAACAGAACCCCAAGCACCCCGCCGCGCTTCAATTGCCGGCACCGCTGGTCAAGCTCAAGGAGCTGGCGAGCCAGCCGCTGAGCAAGATCGCCCTGCTGTTGCCGCAGAATGGCCAATTGGCCGCCGTCGCAAAGGCTTTGCGTGAAGGCTTCATGGCAGCGCATTACCAGGCCCAGCAGGCCGGGCAAAAGCCGCCGAGCATCCAGTTTTATGACAGTTCCAGCCTGACCTCCATGGACGAGTTTTATCGCAAGGCCCAGGCCGACGGCGTGCAACTGGTCGTCGGACCACTGGAAAAGCCACTGGTCAAACAGATCAGTACCCGCCCGCAATTGCCGATCACTACCCTGGCACTGAACTACAGCGAAGGCGAACAAGGCCCGCCCCAACTGTTCCAGTTCGGCTTGGCTCCTGAAGACGAGGCTCGGGAAGTCTCCCGTCGCGCCCGTGCCGATGGCCTGCACCGTGCCGCTGTGATGGTGCCGAAGGGTGAATGGGGTGACCGCGTATTGAAGGCCTTCAGCCAGGATTGGCAGGGCAACGGCGGCACCATCATCGCTATCGAACGCGTCGATCAGCCCGTGCAACTGGCCCAGCAGATCGCCGACATGTTCCAGCTGCGCCAAAGCGAAGGTCGCGCCAAGAGCCTGCAAAGCGCCGTTGGCACCAATGTCGCGGCCCAGCCTTCGCGTCGCCAGGACATCGAGTTCATTTTCCTGGCATCGACCCCGCAGCAGGCCCAACAGATCAAGCCGACCCTGAACTTCCAGTACGCCGGCGACGTGCCGGTCTACGCGACGTCGTCCGTGTTCAGCGCCAGCGGCGACCAGAACCAGTACAACGACATGAGCGGCATTCGTTTCTGCGAAACCCCTTGGCTGCTCGACGCCAATGACCCGCTGCGCAAGCAGGTTACCGCCCAGTGGCCCCAGGCAGGCGGCAGTTTGGGCCGGCTGTATGCGATGGGTGCCGACGCCTATCGACTGGCGCCACGCCTTGGCCAGCTCAAGACCCTGCCGGACAGCCGCATCGAAGGCCTGTCGGGTAGCCTGGCCGTATCGCCGACCCAGCGCGTACAACGTCAACTGCCATGGGCAGAGTTCGTCAACGGCCAGGTCCAGCGCCTGCCGGACACCCAGCGCTGA
- a CDS encoding NADP(H)-dependent aldo-keto reductase produces MDYRQLGRTDLNVSALCLGTMTWGEQNSEAEAFAQIERAKGAGINFIDTAEMYPVPPKAETYATTERYIGNYFKSRGDRADWILASKIAGPGNTIDYIRDKNLKHNRRHIVEAVDASLKRLQTDWIDLYQLHWPERSTNFFGQLGYKHNAEESFTPLEETLEALDEQVRAGKIRHIGISNETPWGTMKFLALAEARGWPRAVSIQNPYNLLNRSFEVGLSEIAIREQCGLLAYSPLAFGFLSGKYENGARPAKGRLTLYSRFARYFNPQSEAACSRYVALAREHGLDPAQMALAFVTQQPFVTSNIIGATTLEQLDSNIASFDLKLSDEVLAGIEAIHKDHPNPAP; encoded by the coding sequence ATGGATTATCGCCAGCTAGGCCGTACCGATCTGAACGTGAGTGCCCTGTGCCTCGGCACCATGACCTGGGGTGAGCAGAACAGCGAGGCCGAGGCGTTCGCCCAGATCGAACGCGCCAAGGGTGCCGGCATCAATTTCATCGACACCGCCGAGATGTACCCGGTGCCGCCGAAGGCCGAGACCTACGCCACCACCGAGCGTTATATCGGCAATTATTTCAAGAGCCGCGGTGACCGTGCCGACTGGATCCTGGCAAGCAAGATCGCCGGCCCGGGCAACACCATCGACTACATCCGCGACAAGAATCTCAAGCACAACCGCCGCCACATCGTCGAAGCGGTGGATGCCAGCCTCAAGCGCCTGCAGACCGACTGGATCGACCTTTACCAATTGCACTGGCCGGAACGCAGCACCAACTTCTTCGGCCAACTGGGCTACAAGCACAACGCCGAGGAATCGTTCACCCCACTGGAAGAAACCCTCGAAGCCCTGGACGAACAAGTCCGCGCCGGCAAGATCCGCCACATCGGCATATCCAACGAAACGCCGTGGGGCACCATGAAGTTCCTGGCCTTGGCCGAAGCCCGCGGCTGGCCTCGCGCGGTGTCGATCCAGAATCCGTACAACCTGCTCAACCGCAGCTTTGAAGTCGGCCTTTCGGAGATTGCCATTCGCGAACAGTGCGGCCTGCTGGCTTATTCGCCCCTGGCGTTCGGCTTCCTGTCGGGCAAATACGAAAACGGCGCACGACCGGCCAAGGGCCGCCTGACGCTCTACAGCCGTTTCGCGCGCTACTTCAATCCGCAATCGGAAGCGGCGTGCAGCCGTTATGTGGCGCTGGCCCGCGAACATGGTCTGGACCCAGCCCAGATGGCCCTGGCGTTCGTCACCCAGCAGCCGTTCGTGACCAGCAACATCATCGGCGCCACCACGCTGGAACAACTGGACAGCAACATAGCCAGCTTCGACCTGAAGCTATCGGATGAAGTGCTGGCGGGGATCGAGGCGATTCACAAGGATCACCCAAACCCTGCTCCTTGA
- a CDS encoding cytochrome c1, with protein sequence MKKLFAVLILAAMPVLSFAAEHGGPELEKVDIDVSDKAAMQDGARTFANYCMGCHSAKFQRYERVADDLGIPHELMLEKLVFTGAKLGDHMTIGMQPADAKTWFGAAPPDLTLVARVRGTDWLYGYLRSFYEDPARPWGVNNKVFPNVGMPNVLVGLQGRQVVGCKQVQIVEHGKKQFDPLTGTALTHEACDQLTILPNTGSLTPEQFDEKVKNLVTFLAYSANPVKLEHQRIGTYVLLYLAFFFVFAYLLKREYWKDVH encoded by the coding sequence ATGAAAAAGCTATTTGCTGTACTGATTCTTGCTGCCATGCCTGTACTGTCCTTCGCGGCCGAACACGGTGGTCCAGAGCTGGAAAAAGTCGACATCGACGTTTCCGATAAAGCGGCCATGCAGGACGGCGCCCGTACGTTCGCCAACTACTGCATGGGTTGCCACAGTGCCAAATTCCAGCGCTATGAGCGCGTGGCTGACGACCTGGGCATCCCGCACGAGCTGATGCTGGAGAAGCTGGTATTCACCGGCGCCAAGCTGGGCGACCATATGACCATCGGCATGCAGCCTGCAGACGCCAAGACCTGGTTCGGCGCTGCGCCGCCGGACCTGACCCTGGTGGCACGGGTGCGCGGCACCGATTGGCTCTACGGTTACCTGCGTTCGTTCTATGAAGATCCTGCGCGTCCATGGGGCGTGAACAACAAGGTCTTCCCGAACGTCGGCATGCCTAACGTCCTGGTCGGCCTGCAGGGTCGCCAGGTGGTAGGCTGCAAGCAGGTCCAGATTGTCGAGCACGGCAAGAAGCAATTCGATCCGCTGACCGGCACCGCTTTGACCCACGAAGCCTGCGATCAGTTGACCATATTGCCGAACACCGGCAGCCTGACACCGGAGCAGTTCGACGAGAAGGTCAAGAACCTGGTGACTTTCCTGGCCTACTCGGCCAACCCGGTGAAGCTGGAGCACCAGCGCATCGGTACTTATGTATTGCTGTACCTGGCGTTCTTCTTCGTATTCGCTTACCTGCTCAAGCGTGAATACTGGAAAGACGTGCATTGA
- a CDS encoding BON domain-containing protein, with the protein MTPNRLGLLALTLCLGISGCTSVVNASREKPIEDDRGTRTFGSKIDDSLIETKVGVNIAKADPDLDNNSHIVVTSFNGVVLLAGQTPRADLKAKAEQEASAVQRVKTVHNELQVLQPSSLLARQNDAWLTTKIKTQMLTDASIPGSRIKVVTENGIVYLLGLLTKKEAAQATNLVQGVSGVQKIVKLFEYID; encoded by the coding sequence ATGACCCCTAATCGCCTAGGCCTTCTGGCCCTGACCCTGTGCCTCGGTATCAGCGGCTGCACATCGGTGGTTAACGCCAGCCGGGAAAAGCCGATTGAAGACGACCGCGGCACCCGCACCTTCGGCAGCAAGATCGACGACTCCCTGATCGAAACCAAGGTGGGAGTGAACATCGCCAAGGCCGACCCGGACCTGGACAACAACTCGCACATCGTCGTCACCAGCTTCAACGGTGTCGTGCTGCTGGCCGGCCAGACCCCACGCGCCGACCTCAAGGCCAAGGCCGAACAGGAAGCCAGCGCCGTGCAACGGGTCAAGACCGTGCATAACGAGCTGCAAGTCCTGCAACCCTCCTCGCTGCTGGCACGCCAGAACGATGCGTGGCTGACCACCAAGATCAAGACCCAGATGCTCACGGACGCCAGCATTCCCGGCTCGCGCATCAAGGTTGTGACCGAGAATGGCATCGTTTATCTGCTGGGCTTGCTGACCAAGAAAGAAGCCGCTCAGGCGACTAACCTGGTGCAAGGTGTTTCCGGGGTACAGAAGATCGTTAAGTTGTTTGAATACATCGATTAA
- a CDS encoding phosphoheptose isomerase, protein MDMQSRIRQLFQASIDTKQQAMDVLAPHIEQASQVMVNALLNEGKMLSCGNGGSAGDAQHFSSELLNRFERERPSLPAIALTTDSSTITSIANDYSYNEIFSKQIRALGQPGDVLLAISTSGNSANIIQAIQAAHDREMIVVALTGRDGGGMASLLLPEDVEIRVPANVTARIQEVHLLAIHCLCDLIDSQLFGSEE, encoded by the coding sequence ATGGACATGCAATCGCGAATTCGCCAGCTTTTTCAGGCCAGTATCGACACCAAGCAACAGGCGATGGACGTACTTGCACCGCACATCGAGCAAGCCAGCCAAGTGATGGTCAATGCCTTGCTCAACGAGGGCAAAATGCTTTCGTGCGGCAACGGCGGCTCAGCCGGCGACGCCCAGCACTTCTCGTCGGAGCTGCTCAACCGTTTCGAACGCGAGCGCCCGAGCCTGCCGGCCATTGCGCTGACCACCGACAGCTCGACGATCACCTCGATCGCCAACGACTACAGCTACAACGAAATATTCTCCAAGCAGATCCGCGCCCTGGGCCAACCCGGTGATGTGTTGCTGGCGATCTCCACCAGCGGCAACTCAGCCAATATTATTCAAGCGATCCAGGCCGCACATGATCGCGAAATGATTGTCGTAGCATTGACCGGTCGCGATGGCGGCGGCATGGCATCACTGCTATTGCCTGAAGACGTCGAGATCCGCGTACCGGCCAATGTCACCGCACGTATTCAGGAAGTCCATCTGCTGGCGATCCATTGTCTTTGCGACTTGATCGACAGCCAACTGTTCGGGAGTGAAGAATGA
- a CDS encoding DUF6124 family protein: MYKITPNPPEAASTAQSEKSKAKQQDEATKRVLDHYLLPKPDKSQDAPKPGQVFTVVKGLDNECLLANLSETLASADAMANELAFDLDGSRRHLALGIQQLIELSSLLANQVLDNVDPR; this comes from the coding sequence ATGTACAAAATAACTCCGAATCCCCCAGAAGCAGCCTCTACCGCACAATCCGAAAAATCCAAAGCCAAGCAGCAAGACGAAGCCACGAAACGTGTACTTGATCACTACTTGCTGCCAAAGCCGGATAAATCCCAAGACGCGCCAAAACCGGGCCAGGTATTCACCGTCGTGAAAGGCCTCGATAACGAATGCCTGCTCGCCAATCTCAGCGAAACCCTGGCCTCGGCGGACGCCATGGCCAACGAACTCGCATTCGACCTGGACGGCTCACGGCGTCATTTGGCGCTTGGCATTCAGCAGCTGATCGAGCTGAGTTCACTGCTGGCGAACCAGGTGCTGGATAACGTCGACCCGCGATAG
- the rpsI gene encoding 30S ribosomal protein S9 — MSATQNYGTGRRKTATARVFLRPGTGNISINNRTLDNFFGRETARMVVRQPLELTETVEKFDIYVTVIGGGVSGQAGAIRHGITRALMDYDETLRGALRKAGFVTRDAREVERKKVGLRKARKRPQYSKR, encoded by the coding sequence ATGTCGGCGACTCAAAATTACGGCACTGGCCGTCGCAAGACTGCAACCGCACGCGTTTTCCTGCGTCCGGGCACTGGTAACATCTCCATCAACAACCGCACCCTGGATAACTTCTTCGGTCGCGAAACTGCCCGCATGGTAGTTCGTCAGCCGCTGGAACTGACCGAGACCGTCGAAAAATTCGACATCTACGTCACTGTTATCGGTGGTGGTGTAAGTGGTCAAGCTGGCGCAATCCGCCACGGCATCACTCGCGCCCTGATGGATTACGACGAAACCCTGCGCGGCGCCCTGCGCAAAGCCGGTTTCGTAACTCGCGATGCTCGTGAAGTTGAACGTAAGAAAGTCGGTCTGCGTAAAGCGCGTAAGCGTCCGCAGTACTCGAAGCGTTAA
- a CDS encoding ClpXP protease specificity-enhancing factor has product MNSSRPYLVRALYEWIVDNDCTPHMLVNAEYPSVQVPQGFANDGQIVLNVSPAAVRHLHMDNDAVSFEGRFGGVPHTLYVPIAAILGIYARENGQGMVFELEAPLDGEDELEADDDLPPPDDEPPRPSGRPSLKVVK; this is encoded by the coding sequence ATGAACTCCAGTCGACCTTATCTGGTCCGCGCGCTCTACGAGTGGATTGTGGACAACGATTGCACCCCGCATATGCTGGTCAATGCCGAGTATCCGTCGGTGCAGGTGCCGCAGGGTTTTGCCAATGATGGGCAGATTGTCCTGAACGTTTCGCCGGCTGCCGTGCGTCATCTGCACATGGACAACGACGCGGTCAGTTTCGAAGGGCGCTTCGGTGGTGTGCCACACACTTTGTACGTGCCTATCGCGGCGATCCTGGGGATTTATGCTCGGGAGAATGGCCAGGGTATGGTGTTTGAGTTGGAAGCACCGTTGGATGGTGAAGATGAGCTTGAGGCGGATGATGATTTGCCGCCACCGGATGATGAGCCGCCGCGGCCTAGCGGTCGGCCTAGTCTTAAGGTGGTGAAGTAG
- the rplM gene encoding 50S ribosomal protein L13, with the protein MKTFTAKPETVKRDWFVVDAAGQTLGRLATEIASRLRGKHKPEYTPHVDTGDYIVVINAEQVRVTGAKTTDKMYYSHSGFPGGIKSINFEKLIAKAPERVLETAVKGMLPKNPLGRDMYRKLKVYAGAAHPHTAQQPQELKF; encoded by the coding sequence ATGAAAACTTTTACTGCTAAACCGGAAACAGTAAAGCGCGACTGGTTTGTCGTCGACGCTGCTGGTCAGACCCTGGGTCGTCTGGCCACCGAAATCGCGAGCCGTCTGCGTGGCAAGCACAAGCCTGAGTACACCCCTCACGTTGACACCGGTGACTACATCGTCGTGATCAACGCTGAGCAAGTACGTGTTACTGGCGCTAAAACCACTGACAAAATGTACTACTCCCACTCCGGTTTTCCTGGCGGCATCAAGTCGATCAACTTCGAAAAGCTGATCGCCAAAGCCCCTGAGCGCGTGCTCGAGACCGCGGTTAAAGGCATGCTGCCTAAAAACCCACTGGGTCGCGACATGTATCGTAAGCTGAAAGTCTATGCGGGCGCTGCTCACCCTCATACTGCTCAGCAGCCCCAAGAACTGAAGTTTTAA
- a CDS encoding cytochrome b — protein sequence MSKFMDWVDARFPATKMWEDHLSKYYAPRNFNFFYFFGSLALLVLVNQIVTGVWLTMSYTPSAEEAFASVEYIMRDVEYGSILRLLHSTGASAFFIVVYLHMFRGLLYGSYQKPRELVWVFGMLIYLALMAEAFMGYLLPWGQMSYWGAQVIISLFGAIPVIGNDLTQWIRGDYLISGITLNRFFALHVVALPIVILGLVVLHILALHEVGSNNPDGVDIKKHKDENGVPLDGIAFHPYYTVKDIVGVVVFLFIFCSIVFFFPEMGGYFLEKPNFEQANAFKTPEHIAPVWYFTPFYAILRAIPDKLMGVIAMGAAIAVLFVLPWLDRSPVKSMRYKGWLSKIWLVVFCISFVILGVLGVLAPTPERTLLSQVCTFLYFAYFILMPFYTRLEKTKPVPERVTG from the coding sequence ATGAGCAAATTCATGGATTGGGTTGATGCGCGCTTTCCCGCGACCAAGATGTGGGAAGACCATCTCAGCAAGTATTACGCTCCAAGAAACTTCAACTTCTTTTATTTCTTCGGTTCCCTCGCACTGCTCGTTCTGGTCAACCAGATCGTCACCGGTGTCTGGCTGACCATGAGCTACACCCCGTCGGCTGAAGAAGCTTTTGCTTCCGTCGAATACATCATGCGTGATGTCGAGTACGGCTCGATCCTGCGTCTGCTGCACTCCACCGGCGCCTCGGCGTTCTTCATCGTGGTCTATCTGCACATGTTCCGTGGCCTGCTCTACGGTTCGTACCAGAAGCCTCGCGAGCTGGTGTGGGTTTTCGGCATGCTGATCTACCTGGCGCTGATGGCTGAAGCCTTCATGGGCTACCTGCTGCCGTGGGGCCAGATGTCCTACTGGGGTGCCCAGGTGATCATCTCGCTGTTCGGTGCGATCCCGGTCATTGGGAACGACCTGACCCAATGGATCCGTGGTGACTACCTGATCTCGGGCATCACCCTGAACCGCTTCTTTGCCCTGCACGTGGTAGCCCTGCCGATCGTGATTCTCGGCCTGGTGGTGCTGCACATCCTGGCGCTGCACGAAGTCGGCTCGAACAACCCGGATGGCGTGGACATCAAGAAACACAAGGACGAGAACGGCGTACCGCTGGATGGCATTGCCTTCCACCCGTACTACACCGTGAAAGACATCGTCGGCGTGGTGGTCTTCCTGTTCATCTTCTGTTCCATCGTGTTTTTCTTCCCGGAGATGGGCGGTTATTTCCTCGAGAAGCCGAACTTCGAACAGGCGAACGCATTCAAGACTCCTGAGCACATTGCCCCGGTCTGGTACTTCACGCCGTTCTACGCGATTTTGCGAGCTATCCCGGACAAGCTGATGGGCGTCATCGCCATGGGTGCGGCCATCGCCGTGCTCTTCGTCCTGCCGTGGCTGGACCGCAGCCCCGTCAAGTCGATGCGCTACAAAGGCTGGCTGAGCAAGATCTGGCTCGTGGTGTTCTGCATCTCGTTCGTGATCCTGGGCGTGCTAGGGGTACTGGCACCGACACCGGAGCGTACGTTGCTGTCGCAGGTTTGCACCTTCCTGTACTTCGCCTACTTCATTCTGATGCCGTTCTACACCAGGCTCGAGAAGACAAAACCGGTTCCGGAAAGGGTGACTGGCTGA
- a CDS encoding YraN family protein — MPDRSRQQSGRDAEGLALAHLQQHGLRLVAQNWLCKRGELDLVMLDGDTVVFVEVRYRKNTQWGGALASIDERKRQKLVFAAQHFLQRESRWADHPCRFDVVAIDSNADQLNWLQNAFDS, encoded by the coding sequence ATGCCTGACCGATCACGCCAGCAAAGCGGACGGGATGCCGAGGGCCTGGCCCTCGCGCACCTCCAACAGCACGGACTGCGGCTGGTGGCGCAGAACTGGCTATGCAAGCGCGGCGAGCTTGATCTGGTCATGCTTGACGGCGATACAGTAGTATTCGTCGAAGTCCGCTACAGAAAAAATACTCAATGGGGTGGCGCGCTCGCCAGTATCGACGAGCGCAAGCGCCAGAAGCTGGTTTTCGCTGCGCAGCACTTCCTGCAACGCGAATCTCGCTGGGCCGATCACCCCTGCCGCTTCGACGTGGTTGCCATCGACAGCAACGCCGACCAGTTGAACTGGCTGCAAAACGCCTTCGACAGTTGA
- a CDS encoding glutathione S-transferase N-terminal domain-containing protein, which yields MGVTNRLACYSDPADHYSHRVRIVLAEKGVSAEIIYVEAGRQPPKLIEVNPYGSLPTLVDRDLALWESTVVMEYLDERYPHPPLLPVYPVARANSRLLIHRIQRDWCGLVDLILDSRTKEPARVVARKELRESLTGVSPLFVDKPFFLSEEQSLVDCCLLPILWRLPILGIELPRPAKPLLDYMERQFAREAFQASLSGVERDMR from the coding sequence ATGGGCGTGACCAATCGGTTGGCCTGTTACTCCGACCCCGCCGACCACTATTCCCACCGGGTACGTATCGTACTTGCAGAGAAGGGTGTCAGCGCCGAGATCATTTACGTTGAGGCGGGTCGTCAGCCGCCGAAGCTGATCGAGGTGAACCCTTACGGCAGTCTGCCCACCCTGGTCGATCGCGACCTGGCGTTGTGGGAGTCGACCGTGGTGATGGAATATCTGGATGAGCGTTATCCGCATCCACCTTTACTGCCGGTGTACCCTGTCGCGCGTGCCAATAGTCGTTTGCTGATTCATCGCATCCAGCGTGACTGGTGCGGGTTGGTTGACCTGATCCTGGATTCCCGGACCAAGGAGCCCGCGCGAGTCGTGGCGCGCAAAGAGCTGCGTGAAAGCCTGACTGGCGTGTCGCCGCTGTTCGTCGACAAGCCGTTTTTCCTCAGTGAGGAACAAAGTCTGGTGGATTGCTGCCTATTGCCCATACTCTGGCGTTTGCCGATTCTGGGTATCGAACTGCCGCGGCCCGCCAAGCCGCTGCTTGATTATATGGAGCGCCAATTTGCGCGTGAGGCTTTCCAGGCGAGTCTGTCTGGCGTCGAACGCGACATGCGCTAA
- the petA gene encoding ubiquinol-cytochrome c reductase iron-sulfur subunit, with product MSNDGVNAGRRRFLVAATSVVGAAGAVGAAVPFVGSWFPSAKAKAAGAPVKVNVSKIEPGQQMIAEWRGQPVFIVRRTEEILGNLKKIEGQLSDPSSKNSTQPEYVNPETRSIKPEILLLIGICTHLGCSPTFRPEVAPADLGKDWVGGYFCPCHGSHYDLAGRVYKSQPAPLNLPVPPHSYETDDVIVIGVDTEKA from the coding sequence ATGAGCAATGACGGCGTGAATGCAGGCCGGCGTCGCTTCCTGGTAGCAGCCACATCCGTGGTGGGTGCTGCAGGAGCGGTGGGGGCTGCGGTCCCGTTCGTGGGGTCATGGTTTCCCAGTGCCAAGGCGAAAGCCGCAGGTGCACCGGTGAAAGTGAATGTCAGCAAGATCGAGCCAGGCCAGCAGATGATTGCTGAGTGGCGCGGCCAGCCGGTGTTCATCGTCCGCCGTACAGAGGAAATCCTGGGGAATCTGAAAAAGATCGAGGGCCAGTTGTCCGACCCTTCCTCCAAGAACTCGACTCAACCGGAATATGTCAATCCTGAGACGCGCTCGATCAAGCCGGAAATCCTGCTGCTGATCGGCATCTGCACGCACCTGGGTTGCTCGCCAACGTTCCGTCCTGAAGTGGCCCCTGCCGATCTGGGCAAGGATTGGGTCGGTGGCTATTTCTGCCCTTGCCACGGCTCCCACTATGACCTGGCTGGTCGCGTCTACAAGTCGCAACCTGCACCTCTGAACCTGCCAGTTCCCCCGCATTCCTATGAGACCGACGACGTCATTGTCATCGGCGTCGATACGGAGAAAGCGTGA